One segment of Kogia breviceps isolate mKogBre1 chromosome 14, mKogBre1 haplotype 1, whole genome shotgun sequence DNA contains the following:
- the TMEM74B gene encoding transmembrane protein 74B, translated as MASPPGLELKTLRNGPQVPRRPAPLGPAAPRREGVENACFFSEERETHFQNPGDARLGSSPSPLEGAPSWPRSQRDDVSLRSEEGPGLEPVSRPVDYGFVSALVFLVSGILLVVTAYAIPREARVNPDTVSAREMERLEMYYARLGSHLDKCIIAGLGLLTVGGMLLSVLLMVSLCKGELYRRPNFVPGRGSRKTYGSINLRMRQLSGDGSQALVENEVVQVSETSRTLQGS; from the coding sequence ATGGCATCTCcccctggtctggaactgaagaCACTGAGAAATGGTCCCCAGGTCCCAAGGAGACCAGCTCCTCTGGGTCCAGCGGCCCCACgcagggagggtgtggagaatgcCTGCTTCTTTTCGGAGGAGCGCGAGACTCATTTCCAGAACCCTGGGGATGCCAGACTGGgcagctcccccagcccccttgAGGGCGCCCCCTCCTGGCCCCGATCCCAGAGGGACGACGTGTCCCTGCGTTCAGAGGaggggccaggcctggagcctgtgagccgccCGGTGGACTACGGCTTCGTTTCCGCTCTGGTTTTCCTGGTGAGCGGCATCCTCCTGGTGGTGACCGCGTACGCCATCCCCCGAGAGGCCCGTGTCAACCCGGACACAGTGTCAGCACGGGAGATGGAACGACTAGAAATGTACTATGCGCGCCTGGGCTCACACCTGGACAAGTGCATCATTGCAGGCCTGGGGCTGCTCACAGTGGGAGGCATGCTCTTGTCTGTGCTGCTGATGGTCTCCCTGTGCAAGGGGGAGCTGTACCGCCGGCCGAACTTCGTCCCTGGCAGGGGCTCCAGGAAGACCTATGGCTCCATTAACCTGCGCATGAGACAGCTCAGTGGGGATGGGAGCCAGGCCCTGGTGGAGAACGAAGTCGTCCAGGTCTCGGAGACCAGCCGCACCCTCCAGGGGTCTTAA